In Quercus robur chromosome 11, dhQueRobu3.1, whole genome shotgun sequence, the following proteins share a genomic window:
- the LOC126706469 gene encoding uncharacterized protein LOC126706469 produces the protein MQIQMNFRSLLLKMSLLSMKVFGYALQQELIPANQRMKDYEELAISVMSIVYCLVHKTKEKIESSTDVLKEILKPVVDEVEEVRWPPRDPKALKLMEKEINPREQEGQLDEGFLSEVNAQLRQAKEDVDKPGLEAMLQKVLQLYASRVLSKRSYAKKVWRGLQKSIGIGEMERHLRPAPLSDSNHQKICIPQLVVHC, from the exons CTTCAGAAGCTTGTTGTTGAAAATGTCCTTGCTTTCAATGAAGGTTTTTGGATACGCCTTGCAGCAAGAACTGATACCTGCAAATCAGAGGATG AAGGATTATGAAGAATTGGCAATATCTGTAATGAGCATAGTGTATTGCCTTGTCCATAAGACTAAG GAAAAAATAGAGTCATCCACTGATGTTCTCAAGGAGATACTAAAACCAGTGGTTGATGAAGTGGAAGAGGTTCGCTGGCCTCCTAGAGATCCCAAGGCCCTCAAATTGATGGAGAAA GAGATAAACCCAAGGGAACAAGAAGGGCAACTAGATGAAGGCTTTCTTTCAGAGGTCAATGCACAGCTACGGCAA GCAAAAGAAGATGTGGATAAGCCAGGGCTGGAGGCtatgttgcaaaaggttttgcAACTTTATGCTTCCAGAGTTCTCTCCAAACGTAGTTATGCAAAGAAAG TTTGGCGTGGACTACAAAAAAGCATAGGCATAGGGGAGATGGAGAGACATCTTAGGCCAGCACCACTGTCGGACTCTAACCACCAAAAAATTTGCATCCCTCAATTGGTGGTACATTGTTAG